In a single window of the Desulfovibrio mangrovi genome:
- a CDS encoding glutamate-5-semialdehyde dehydrogenase, which produces MNITAEMQSMGAKAKEAARILSAASPAAKADALVRLANLLLQKEEAITEANRKDLEEARQRGLDGPRMDRLTLTPAIIREMSDACRQVAEMPDPIGAIETQWQRPNGLLVGKMRIPLGVIAMIYESRPNVTVDSGILCLKAGNAVILRGGSEAIHSNLALAALVHEALEAAGLPRNAVQVVSTTDREAINALCKLEEYIDVIIPRGGETLIRKVVELATMPVLKHYEGVCHAYVDNGADLDEALTVVFNSKTHRPGVCNALEGLLVHKDEAAAFLPMVAEKLGAAGVEFRACHRSLPLLGKTAVAMNDSDPGTEYHALILLVKVVDSMLEAQDYIAAYGSNHTEVICTRDLDRAMRFVREVDASMVAVNASSRFNDGGQLGLGAEIGISTSKLHSYGVMGVKELTTTKFVVFGKGQVRV; this is translated from the coding sequence ATGAATATTACAGCCGAAATGCAGAGCATGGGCGCAAAGGCCAAGGAGGCCGCCCGCATCCTCAGTGCAGCGAGCCCTGCCGCCAAGGCTGACGCACTGGTGCGTCTGGCGAACCTGCTGCTGCAGAAAGAAGAAGCCATCACCGAAGCGAACCGCAAGGACCTTGAAGAGGCCCGCCAACGCGGTCTGGATGGCCCCCGGATGGACCGACTGACCCTGACGCCTGCAATCATCAGGGAAATGTCCGATGCCTGCCGACAGGTTGCGGAAATGCCCGACCCCATCGGCGCCATTGAAACCCAGTGGCAGCGTCCCAACGGACTGCTGGTGGGCAAAATGCGCATCCCCCTCGGTGTCATCGCCATGATTTATGAATCCCGCCCCAATGTTACCGTGGATTCCGGCATTCTCTGCCTCAAAGCGGGCAATGCGGTCATCCTGCGCGGAGGCAGCGAGGCCATCCACTCCAACCTTGCGCTTGCTGCGCTTGTGCATGAAGCATTGGAAGCCGCCGGTTTGCCCCGCAACGCAGTACAGGTCGTCAGCACCACGGACCGCGAGGCCATCAACGCCCTGTGCAAGCTTGAAGAATACATTGACGTCATCATTCCCCGTGGAGGGGAAACACTCATCCGCAAGGTTGTGGAACTGGCGACCATGCCCGTACTCAAGCACTACGAGGGGGTTTGCCATGCTTACGTCGACAACGGCGCCGATCTGGATGAAGCCCTGACAGTCGTATTCAACTCCAAGACCCATCGCCCCGGCGTCTGCAACGCCCTTGAAGGGCTGCTGGTCCATAAGGATGAAGCGGCAGCCTTTCTGCCCATGGTGGCGGAAAAGCTCGGCGCTGCCGGTGTGGAGTTCCGCGCCTGCCACCGTTCTCTGCCTCTGCTTGGCAAAACCGCCGTCGCCATGAATGACAGCGACCCCGGCACCGAATATCACGCCCTCATCCTGCTGGTGAAGGTTGTGGACTCCATGCTTGAGGCTCAGGACTACATTGCCGCATACGGCTCCAATCATACGGAAGTGATCTGCACGCGCGACCTTGACCGCGCCATGCGCTTTGTCCGCGAGGTGGATGCCTCCATGGTGGCCGTGAACGCCTCATCCCGTTTCAATGACGGCGGACAGCTGGGCCTTGGGGCTGAAATCGGCATCAGCACGTCCAAGCTGCACTCCTACGGCGTCATGGGCGTGAAAGAACTGACGACCACCAAGTTCGTGGTCTTCGGCAAAGGGCAGGTCAGAGTCTGA
- a CDS encoding tetratricopeptide repeat protein, which translates to MSEKRETEHQVDAANIGIVGELQHGISEEAQPLLKFLVNNFRAILIGLGAILVVIGGYGIYDYSTKKALASARMELGDILINKDGADQVSTLEAFIAKAPEKLRPAALFELARLSLEKKDYDKAAGAWASLAGMTDGEMGFVARLGKAQALAASGKMEEAFSELETAESVAPDAFKNITKLQFAVVAEQAGKLDRALAAYEALQGEGNNTDKELFAHKISQLKARLGSKG; encoded by the coding sequence ATGTCGGAAAAAAGAGAAACTGAACACCAGGTTGATGCCGCGAATATTGGAATCGTGGGTGAACTGCAACACGGCATTTCCGAAGAAGCCCAGCCGCTTCTCAAGTTTCTTGTGAACAATTTCAGAGCCATTCTGATCGGCCTTGGCGCCATTCTGGTGGTCATAGGCGGTTACGGCATCTATGACTACAGCACCAAGAAGGCTCTTGCCTCGGCGCGCATGGAGCTGGGCGATATCCTCATCAACAAGGATGGCGCAGATCAGGTATCGACCCTTGAGGCGTTTATTGCCAAGGCGCCCGAGAAGCTTCGCCCCGCGGCCCTGTTTGAGCTGGCCCGCCTGAGCCTTGAGAAAAAGGACTATGATAAGGCCGCCGGCGCCTGGGCATCGCTTGCCGGTATGACAGACGGCGAAATGGGCTTTGTTGCCCGCTTGGGCAAGGCACAGGCTCTCGCAGCTTCCGGCAAGATGGAAGAGGCATTCTCCGAACTGGAAACCGCTGAATCTGTGGCACCCGATGCCTTCAAGAATATCACCAAACTGCAGTTTGCCGTTGTTGCGGAACAGGCCGGCAAGCTCGACCGCGCCCTGGCAGCGTATGAAGCGCTTCAGGGTGAAGGCAACAATACGGATAAGGAACTCTTTGCGCACAAGATCAGCCAGCTCAAGGCCCGTCTGGGCAGCAAGGGCTAG
- a CDS encoding diguanylate cyclase, whose amino-acid sequence MAYSDGAGEEYSSSSRVLVIEDGVVSAKALCLQLTRLGYVVVGVFASGEEALGQVCDLAPDVVVMDIGLAGKMDGVDTAEEIHRLYDVPVVYLTSATDDATFHRAKLTNPLAWLEKPVSLETLHRGLRMALYKRDLYRKLQVSEAKYRRIVETMSEGLVILDPQYRIVFANSSFQQLICCGENGCNNESFPALLTSRTVEALFGMIDRLGDSGKIVAEGHIVSLKGREVPVRLSVASWWGSGDVSFGDLGDGRGYICVVNDMTEQLASEQARREAEDRFRTLFENVLDGVYQSLPDGRFIEVNPAMAAIFGYESPSSMIREIVDINSDLYVDSSDRKRFLEALRINDRVNRYQVRMKRKGGDILWVELSARAVRDDSGEILSIEGMLFDITERKLTEQDLRRRASRDDLTGLYNRVYFREWFDGALALASRNANRLGLLYVDLNDFKKVNDMHGHMAGDKVLREIAGRLRGCVRECDMVARIGGDEFCVVLEGLHSSDDAVRVAREIGNVLSDPLVLAELVVSVGVSLGIAIYPDDGSYAEELLGRADAAMYRAKQEGSGVVFWHTLQERKAG is encoded by the coding sequence TTGGCTTATAGTGACGGAGCAGGCGAGGAATACTCTTCGTCGTCTCGAGTTCTCGTTATTGAAGATGGCGTCGTTTCTGCCAAGGCCCTGTGTCTGCAATTGACCCGTCTCGGCTATGTCGTTGTGGGGGTCTTTGCCAGTGGGGAGGAAGCGTTGGGGCAGGTCTGTGACCTTGCTCCGGACGTGGTTGTCATGGATATCGGCCTTGCCGGTAAAATGGATGGTGTGGATACCGCCGAAGAGATTCACCGGCTTTATGATGTGCCGGTAGTGTATCTTACTTCAGCCACAGACGACGCGACCTTTCACAGAGCCAAACTGACCAATCCTCTTGCGTGGCTTGAGAAGCCTGTTTCCCTTGAAACGCTGCATCGCGGCTTGCGCATGGCTTTGTACAAGCGGGATTTGTACCGGAAGCTTCAGGTCAGCGAAGCCAAATATCGGCGCATCGTGGAAACCATGTCCGAAGGGTTGGTCATTCTGGACCCGCAATACCGTATCGTCTTTGCCAATTCCAGTTTTCAGCAATTGATATGCTGTGGCGAAAACGGTTGCAACAACGAGTCATTCCCCGCACTGCTAACCTCCAGAACCGTAGAGGCCCTTTTCGGTATGATTGATCGATTGGGCGATTCTGGCAAAATCGTTGCGGAAGGGCATATTGTTTCCCTGAAGGGAAGGGAGGTGCCGGTCCGCTTGTCCGTTGCGTCATGGTGGGGGAGTGGTGACGTCTCGTTTGGTGACCTGGGCGACGGGCGCGGCTATATTTGTGTTGTTAATGACATGACTGAGCAATTGGCTTCGGAACAGGCCCGTCGAGAAGCGGAGGACAGGTTCCGCACCCTGTTCGAGAACGTGCTGGACGGTGTGTACCAGAGCCTGCCCGATGGTCGCTTTATTGAAGTCAATCCGGCCATGGCTGCCATCTTCGGGTATGAATCCCCATCTTCCATGATTCGTGAGATCGTTGATATTAACAGCGATCTGTACGTCGACTCGAGCGACCGTAAACGGTTTCTTGAGGCTTTGCGCATCAATGACCGTGTGAACAGATATCAGGTTCGGATGAAGAGAAAGGGAGGCGACATCCTCTGGGTTGAACTGTCGGCCCGGGCTGTCCGGGATGATTCCGGTGAGATTCTGTCAATTGAAGGAATGCTTTTCGACATCACAGAAAGAAAGCTGACTGAGCAGGACCTGCGTCGCCGGGCCTCCAGGGATGACCTGACGGGACTGTATAACAGGGTGTACTTCCGCGAGTGGTTTGACGGTGCCTTGGCCTTGGCTTCCCGAAATGCCAACAGGCTCGGCCTGCTGTATGTTGACCTCAATGATTTCAAGAAGGTGAACGACATGCACGGGCATATGGCCGGTGATAAGGTGCTGCGGGAAATTGCCGGAAGACTGCGTGGTTGTGTGCGCGAATGTGACATGGTGGCCCGCATTGGGGGCGATGAGTTCTGCGTGGTTCTCGAAGGGCTCCACTCATCTGATGATGCCGTGCGGGTGGCTCGGGAGATTGGCAATGTCCTCTCCGATCCTTTGGTGTTGGCTGAGTTGGTGGTCAGTGTTGGAGTGAGTCTTGGTATTGCCATTTATCCGGATGACGGCAGCTATGCGGAAGAACTGCTCGGCAGGGCTGACGCCGCCATGTATCGGGCCAAGCAGGAGGGAAGTGGTGTGGTCTTCTGGCATACCTTGCAGGAGCGGAAGGCGGGCTAG
- the nadD gene encoding nicotinate (nicotinamide) nucleotide adenylyltransferase, with the protein MQRIGILGGTFNPVHIGHIRPAVEVFEALQPDRIDLIPCASPPHKAESNLLPFELRAKMLAAAAAPFPYLQISHIENERPGPSYTYDTLTAYHASNPGCSLFFILGAGDLVTLPDWHKGMQIPNLADLVVLPRSGRDVETVHSVIRDSWPDAVKEQEKAPLAAVYRLPSGHKIHFLPQPRLDISATLVRERWLAGRNVTYLVPRAVLDIMLEHRETITACWSRG; encoded by the coding sequence ATGCAGCGCATCGGCATTCTGGGCGGTACATTCAATCCGGTACACATTGGCCACATACGCCCTGCCGTGGAGGTTTTCGAAGCCTTGCAGCCCGACCGCATCGATCTCATTCCATGCGCATCCCCACCCCACAAGGCAGAAAGCAATCTGCTGCCCTTTGAACTGCGCGCCAAGATGCTGGCAGCCGCAGCGGCCCCCTTCCCCTATCTTCAGATCAGCCACATAGAAAACGAACGCCCGGGCCCTTCGTACACGTATGATACACTGACGGCTTACCATGCATCCAATCCGGGCTGCAGCCTGTTCTTCATCCTCGGAGCCGGAGACCTCGTCACCCTGCCGGACTGGCACAAGGGCATGCAGATTCCCAACCTTGCCGATCTTGTGGTCCTCCCCCGTTCCGGCAGAGATGTGGAAACGGTCCACAGCGTCATTCGCGACAGCTGGCCCGATGCAGTTAAAGAGCAAGAAAAAGCCCCTCTGGCTGCCGTATACCGGCTGCCTTCGGGGCATAAAATTCATTTCCTTCCGCAACCGCGGCTGGATATCAGCGCAACACTGGTACGCGAACGCTGGCTGGCCGGAAGAAACGTCACCTATCTTGTCCCGCGGGCTGTTCTTGACATCATGCTGGAGCATCGCGAAACAATAACAGCATGCTGGAGCCGCGGCTGA